The following coding sequences are from one Paenibacillus tundrae window:
- a CDS encoding ASCH domain-containing protein, translating to MSANIIQEYWQRFAKQNELNMDVPSAWMFGDGSKAMGDELGGLVVSGMKTGTCSAHCAYELENEEIPKVGQYDIVLDGDNNPLAIIQMTQIEVVKMNEVTHEFARSEGEGDLSYAYWYQEHVEFFTWQLSQYGLTFTPEILLVCQTFKVVDVYRAAV from the coding sequence GTGTCAGCAAATATAATACAGGAATACTGGCAAAGGTTTGCCAAACAAAACGAGTTAAACATGGATGTTCCAAGTGCGTGGATGTTTGGAGACGGATCAAAGGCAATGGGAGATGAGTTAGGCGGATTAGTTGTTAGTGGCATGAAAACGGGAACGTGTTCTGCTCATTGTGCATATGAGCTAGAAAACGAGGAAATTCCAAAGGTAGGTCAGTACGATATTGTATTAGACGGAGATAACAATCCGTTAGCCATTATCCAAATGACTCAGATTGAAGTCGTGAAAATGAATGAAGTTACCCATGAATTTGCTCGATCTGAAGGAGAGGGTGATCTGAGCTATGCGTATTGGTATCAGGAGCATGTTGAATTTTTCACATGGCAATTGAGCCAGTACGGTCTTACGTTTACTCCAGAGATACTGCTGGTTTGTCAGACATTTAAGGTTGTGGACGTGTACAGGGCAGCGGTTTAG
- a CDS encoding DMT family transporter has translation MIEREITEKRSKFQDPLFVMLIASLCCLLWGSAYPSIKLGYVAFNILPEDIASKYVFAGYRFTLAGLLLLVLFRTVRKQRLKLTGREWASLGALGVLQTGLQYMFFYVGVANTTGVKGSIMNATTTFFSVVLAHFIYKNDKLSQNKIVGCVLGFVGVIIVNFHADLLTFSFSLTGEGFVIIAALVFSVTAIYAKRLTATIDVMIITGISLFVGGVVLTLLGLSLGGSVTHFTLASTANLIYLALLSSVAFCLWNLLLKYNKVGKVSVYNFLIPVFGALLSALFLGESVLELKNLVALLFVSLGIYMVNRVVSAKGDKGLVTNYKP, from the coding sequence GTGATCGAGAGAGAGATAACAGAGAAACGAAGTAAATTTCAAGACCCATTGTTTGTCATGCTCATAGCAAGCCTATGCTGCTTGTTATGGGGGAGTGCTTACCCATCCATTAAACTTGGATATGTCGCTTTTAACATCTTGCCGGAGGACATCGCCTCCAAATACGTATTTGCTGGATATCGCTTTACATTAGCCGGTTTATTGCTTCTAGTCCTGTTTCGAACGGTGAGAAAACAGAGATTGAAGCTGACCGGGCGTGAGTGGGCTAGCCTTGGCGCACTCGGAGTCTTGCAAACCGGCCTGCAATATATGTTTTTCTACGTTGGGGTAGCCAATACAACCGGCGTAAAAGGCTCCATTATGAATGCAACAACAACGTTCTTCAGTGTTGTTCTGGCTCACTTTATCTATAAAAATGATAAGTTAAGTCAAAATAAAATTGTCGGCTGCGTGCTTGGTTTCGTCGGCGTAATTATTGTAAATTTTCATGCAGATCTGCTCACATTCTCCTTCTCACTTACAGGCGAAGGTTTCGTGATCATAGCTGCTCTAGTCTTCTCGGTGACCGCGATCTACGCGAAACGTTTGACGGCTACTATTGATGTCATGATCATTACAGGAATTAGTCTGTTCGTTGGAGGCGTTGTGCTGACTTTGCTTGGTCTATCACTTGGCGGCAGTGTTACCCACTTTACTCTAGCATCTACAGCGAATCTAATTTATCTGGCCTTATTATCTTCCGTGGCATTCTGTCTATGGAATCTGCTTCTTAAATACAACAAAGTTGGAAAAGTATCTGTGTATAACTTCCTCATTCCTGTATTTGGTGCATTACTATCTGCACTGTTCCTGGGGGAATCGGTTCTGGAACTGAAAAATCTGGTTGCATTACTTTTTGTATCACTCGGAATATACATGGTCAATCGGGTAGTCTCTGCCAAGGGGGATAAAGGGTTGGTCACTAACTATAAACCGTAA
- a CDS encoding serine hydrolase domain-containing protein: MDFKPLASFIDRITSWRVPWAEVLVLHRNEPVFRYRNGYANLEEQTPIGDGAIFNLYSMTKIMTCVAGLQLVERGDMLLSDPLSEYLPEYADMKVKKTMANGEVRLEQATRAITVRDLFTMTAGLSYDVGCPSIQEIVQSSNGTVSTREFAKALAKEPLLFEPGTHWNYSMCHDVLGALVEVVSGKKFGTYLRDAITEPLGMKDTAFDLNEEQQRRLIPQYAYNDELGQAVRMDGNGFRVGTELESGGAGLMSTVSDYALFLNALTGRGTSPEGVRILSRASVELMRTDHLNEMTRGDYSWDHMDGYGYGLGVRTHISKAGSGSLSAIGEFGWSGAAGCMAIIDPDSELTVMYAQHLLNSQEPYVQRRLRNVVYSCLS, encoded by the coding sequence ATGGACTTTAAACCGCTTGCTTCATTTATTGATCGTATCACATCTTGGAGAGTGCCGTGGGCAGAGGTGCTTGTCTTGCATCGAAATGAACCCGTTTTCCGTTATCGGAATGGGTATGCCAATCTAGAGGAGCAAACACCAATCGGGGATGGAGCGATCTTTAATCTGTATTCCATGACCAAAATCATGACCTGTGTTGCGGGGCTGCAACTGGTGGAGAGAGGCGATATGCTGTTAAGTGATCCGTTATCAGAATACTTGCCAGAGTATGCAGACATGAAAGTGAAGAAAACGATGGCGAATGGAGAAGTTCGGCTGGAACAAGCGACCAGAGCGATAACGGTACGCGACTTGTTTACCATGACTGCTGGATTGTCATATGATGTGGGTTGCCCAAGTATACAGGAGATCGTACAGAGTAGCAACGGAACCGTAAGCACACGTGAATTTGCGAAAGCGCTTGCCAAAGAACCATTGTTATTTGAGCCTGGCACACATTGGAACTACAGTATGTGTCACGACGTGCTGGGAGCTCTGGTGGAGGTTGTTAGTGGTAAGAAGTTTGGTACGTATTTGCGAGATGCGATTACCGAACCGCTCGGCATGAAAGACACGGCATTCGATCTGAATGAAGAACAACAGCGCCGTTTAATTCCGCAATATGCTTACAATGATGAGCTTGGACAAGCCGTACGTATGGATGGCAATGGATTCCGTGTAGGTACAGAGCTGGAAAGCGGTGGAGCAGGGCTGATGTCCACGGTTAGCGACTATGCTCTGTTCTTGAATGCATTGACAGGTCGAGGCACAAGTCCGGAAGGTGTGCGAATTCTCTCCCGGGCTTCGGTAGAGCTTATGCGGACAGATCACCTGAATGAAATGACCCGAGGGGACTACTCCTGGGATCATATGGATGGGTATGGTTACGGACTAGGTGTACGTACGCACATCTCCAAAGCAGGCAGTGGATCACTTAGTGCCATTGGTGAATTCGGATGGAGTGGTGCTGCGGGTTGTATGGCAATTATTGATCCGGATTCCGAGCTGACAGTAATGTATGCACAGCATTTGTTGAACAGTCAGGAGCCTTACGTTCAGCGGCGGTTACGGAATGTTGTATATTCTTGTTTGTCATAA
- a CDS encoding glycoside hydrolase family 1 protein → MKQTFTFPADFLWGGSVSANQLEGAYLEDGKGLSIQDVMPNGIMTPPTAEPTEDNMKLIGIDFYHRYKDDIKLLAEMGFKVFRTSIAWSRIFPKGDELEPNEKGLQFYDDLFDECRKYGIEPLVTISHYETPLHLSREYDGWINRKMVGFYERYVRTIFARYKDKVKYWLTFNEINSILEHPFISGGISTPKDQLTKQELYQAVHHEFVASALAVKIGHEINPNFKIGCMVIAMPIYPLTPAPDDVIRVMEADHQNTFFADVHVRGHYPGYMKRYLRENGITIHFEPGDEEILTHTVDFISFSYYQSSCETADPAKQIKGEGNLIGGVPNPHLKASDWGWQIDPQGLRYIMNAFYDRYQKPLFIVENGLGALDDLITYANGEKTVEDDYRIDYLKQHLIQVAEAIQDGVELMGYATWGCIDLVSATTAQLKKRYGFIYVDRHDDGSGTLERYRKKSFYWYQDVIQTNGGSLFE, encoded by the coding sequence GTGAAACAAACATTTACATTTCCCGCTGATTTTCTGTGGGGAGGGTCTGTATCGGCTAACCAATTGGAAGGTGCTTATCTAGAAGACGGAAAAGGGTTATCCATTCAAGATGTTATGCCTAATGGGATCATGACGCCTCCCACAGCAGAACCGACGGAAGACAATATGAAGCTGATCGGAATTGACTTCTATCACCGATACAAAGACGATATTAAACTGCTTGCCGAGATGGGCTTTAAAGTGTTCCGAACGTCGATCGCGTGGTCTAGAATTTTCCCGAAGGGCGATGAGCTTGAGCCAAATGAAAAAGGGCTGCAATTTTATGATGATCTCTTTGATGAGTGCCGCAAATACGGCATTGAGCCTTTAGTTACCATTTCTCATTATGAAACTCCTCTTCACCTGTCCAGAGAATATGATGGTTGGATTAATCGTAAAATGGTTGGTTTCTATGAACGATATGTGCGAACTATATTTGCAAGATATAAAGACAAGGTGAAATACTGGTTAACATTCAATGAGATTAATTCTATTCTGGAGCATCCGTTTATTAGTGGAGGGATCAGCACCCCTAAGGATCAACTGACGAAACAAGAGTTGTATCAAGCGGTTCACCACGAATTTGTTGCAAGTGCACTGGCAGTGAAGATTGGCCATGAAATTAATCCGAATTTCAAAATTGGTTGTATGGTTATCGCCATGCCGATATACCCACTGACTCCAGCTCCTGATGATGTCATTCGAGTGATGGAGGCTGACCACCAAAATACATTTTTTGCCGATGTTCATGTCCGTGGGCATTATCCGGGTTATATGAAACGTTATCTGAGAGAGAATGGCATTACGATTCATTTTGAACCTGGGGACGAAGAAATTCTGACACACACTGTCGACTTTATATCGTTTAGTTATTACCAGAGTAGCTGTGAAACTGCTGATCCAGCCAAACAAATTAAAGGTGAAGGTAACTTAATTGGCGGTGTCCCTAACCCACACTTGAAAGCGAGCGATTGGGGCTGGCAGATCGACCCGCAAGGCTTGCGATACATTATGAATGCGTTCTATGATCGTTATCAGAAACCGTTGTTTATCGTAGAGAATGGATTAGGTGCATTAGATGACTTGATCACATATGCAAACGGTGAAAAAACAGTGGAAGATGATTATCGAATTGATTATCTCAAGCAGCACTTGATTCAAGTCGCTGAGGCAATTCAAGACGGTGTTGAACTAATGGGCTATGCAACATGGGGATGTATTGATCTAGTCAGTGCAACTACGGCTCAGTTGAAGAAACGCTATGGATTCATCTATGTAGATCGTCATGATGACGGCTCAGGCACTTTAGAACGTTATCGTAAGAAGTCATTTTACTGGTACCAAGATGTGATCCAGACCAATGGCGGTAGTTTGTTCGAATAA
- a CDS encoding MurR/RpiR family transcriptional regulator: MFSNEQISSYNDLELSIYNYISQNMEKVAYMRIRELADETHVSTATILRFCRKNQCEGFSEFKVKLKMLLAQHNRKSTKALKSPHHAVYEFFERSQNPELEEKIRTAAQLVSTASSVIFIGTGSSGIMAEYGARYFSSLGTFSMYINDPQFPVHAKIRENSVTIALSTSGENPFILPHLTQIKQEKNKIVSITNNRQSTIAKISDTNIPYYVNEEYYESANITTQFPVLFLLEWMAREVSKHE, translated from the coding sequence ATGTTTTCTAACGAGCAGATCTCTTCATATAATGACTTGGAATTATCAATATATAACTACATTTCACAGAACATGGAGAAGGTTGCTTACATGCGCATAAGAGAGCTGGCAGATGAGACGCATGTTTCTACTGCAACGATTCTGCGATTTTGTAGAAAAAACCAATGTGAGGGCTTTTCGGAGTTTAAAGTGAAGTTGAAAATGTTACTGGCTCAGCACAATAGAAAATCAACAAAAGCCTTGAAAAGTCCTCATCATGCTGTGTATGAATTTTTCGAACGTTCCCAGAATCCTGAATTGGAAGAGAAGATTAGAACAGCAGCACAATTGGTGTCCACAGCCAGCAGTGTCATTTTTATCGGTACGGGGAGTTCAGGGATTATGGCGGAATATGGCGCTAGATATTTCTCAAGCCTTGGCACGTTCTCGATGTATATTAATGATCCTCAGTTCCCTGTCCATGCCAAAATACGAGAGAACAGTGTTACGATTGCATTATCGACCTCGGGTGAAAATCCATTCATCCTACCCCATCTAACACAAATTAAGCAGGAGAAAAATAAAATTGTGAGTATTACGAATAATCGCCAATCCACTATAGCCAAAATCTCCGATACTAATATTCCCTATTATGTAAATGAGGAGTACTATGAATCAGCAAATATAACCACCCAATTCCCCGTACTCTTTCTATTGGAATGGATGGCTCGAGAGGTTTCCAAACATGAATGA
- a CDS encoding DUF1963 domain-containing protein, translating to MYAYKITHFVSVSEYEPFQTRFGGQPDWLTSPEWPVSAAWDDRPMKFIGQVRLDEWDEDVNSIRMAYIFVTQPEDRQDTFFDPDIIYPYEGENAVIIQAEGSIPSCISIREHVTGPTTDEQCVWIPQVKQVTEGHTSSFEEIDIDKFGGIPACIQGSPIEEHDHLLLQLHTNWLPFYINAGGAPTMFVYLKETKHEGYIIVEDT from the coding sequence ATGTATGCATATAAAATAACTCATTTTGTTTCCGTATCTGAATATGAACCGTTTCAGACGAGATTTGGTGGACAGCCAGATTGGCTGACCTCTCCAGAGTGGCCTGTCAGTGCTGCATGGGATGATCGACCTATGAAATTTATAGGGCAGGTTCGATTAGACGAATGGGATGAAGATGTGAATTCCATCCGGATGGCATACATTTTTGTGACACAGCCTGAAGACCGACAAGACACGTTTTTTGATCCGGATATTATATATCCATATGAGGGCGAGAATGCAGTTATTATTCAGGCTGAGGGGAGTATTCCAAGCTGCATATCTATTCGAGAGCATGTAACTGGACCAACCACTGATGAACAGTGTGTCTGGATACCCCAGGTTAAGCAGGTGACAGAGGGACATACATCAAGCTTTGAAGAAATAGACATCGATAAATTCGGAGGTATTCCCGCATGTATTCAAGGGTCTCCAATAGAAGAACATGATCATCTATTACTTCAACTGCATACGAATTGGTTGCCTTTTTATATCAATGCTGGTGGAGCACCAACCATGTTTGTTTACCTCAAGGAAACTAAACATGAAGGTTATATTATAGTGGAGGATACCTAA
- a CDS encoding cyclase family protein gives MTRMLLSYPLSTHTPIYNGNPPVEIQQQSSIDQGNLYNQFIITSLNHNGTHIDGPWHFNPQGKKLTEIPLDNFIFNHPVVLDIPKQDDELITKADLEPYEHQIAGSDLVLIRTGFGNKRSTDPTRYSNHNPGLAASAARYLMVFDSLRAVGLDAISAGAANHPDEAVAFHQTILGKDRIDGKYILVIEDMNLNHDLSNISKVYAIPLYIEGVDSSFATVFTET, from the coding sequence ATGACACGAATGCTCTTGTCCTATCCTCTTAGCACGCATACTCCCATATATAACGGTAATCCTCCGGTAGAGATCCAGCAGCAGTCGAGTATAGATCAAGGTAATCTGTACAATCAGTTCATTATTACTTCCCTTAACCACAACGGTACGCATATTGACGGACCATGGCATTTCAATCCTCAGGGCAAAAAGTTAACGGAGATCCCGTTAGATAACTTCATCTTCAACCATCCTGTCGTGCTTGATATTCCCAAACAAGATGATGAGCTTATTACCAAAGCAGATCTTGAACCTTATGAACATCAAATTGCTGGTTCGGATCTAGTGTTGATTCGCACTGGTTTTGGCAATAAACGGTCAACAGACCCTACCCGATACAGCAATCATAACCCGGGTCTTGCAGCATCTGCTGCCCGTTACCTAATGGTCTTCGACTCGTTGCGGGCAGTTGGATTGGACGCGATCTCAGCTGGCGCGGCTAATCATCCAGATGAAGCCGTTGCTTTTCACCAAACGATATTAGGGAAAGACAGGATCGATGGCAAGTATATTCTCGTCATTGAGGACATGAATCTCAATCATGATCTGTCTAATATTAGCAAGGTATACGCTATCCCATTGTATATTGAAGGTGTGGACAGCAGTTTTGCAACGGTGTTTACCGAAACCTAA
- a CDS encoding YitT family protein — protein MNQNRIQKSNKLKILSKVLLIIIGGFITAYGLEAILIPNNVSDGGVTGLSIVGSQLFGLPLGMLIGLINIPFVWLGYKQIGKSFALYSVIGIASLAVSTSMMHHVPTIIQGDTLLVTVVGGIIIGFGMGLALRNGGALDGIDMLAVLLSRKVPFGTSDLILFLNMFVFIVVSTVFGLQGAILSGLAYFIASKVIHIVEEGLSGSKTFKIITNQPEIMVETIRDRLGRGATYTDAYGGYSNEQFKEITCVINRMEESKIKDIIHEIDPTAFVVVYDVAEVKGGNFKKKDIH, from the coding sequence ATGAATCAAAACAGAATACAAAAATCGAACAAGCTAAAGATCCTCTCCAAAGTATTGTTAATCATTATCGGGGGATTTATCACGGCATATGGCTTGGAAGCCATATTGATTCCGAACAATGTCTCGGACGGCGGGGTAACCGGTCTTAGCATCGTAGGATCACAATTGTTCGGACTACCACTCGGGATGTTAATCGGGCTTATTAACATTCCTTTTGTATGGCTTGGTTATAAGCAGATTGGTAAGAGTTTTGCTTTATATTCGGTCATCGGTATTGCTTCACTTGCGGTTAGCACCAGTATGATGCACCATGTGCCAACGATTATTCAAGGCGATACTTTGCTGGTTACCGTTGTTGGCGGTATTATTATCGGTTTTGGTATGGGTCTTGCACTGCGTAATGGCGGAGCATTAGATGGAATAGACATGTTGGCTGTGTTGTTATCCCGTAAAGTCCCATTTGGAACGAGTGACCTAATCCTGTTCCTCAACATGTTTGTGTTTATCGTCGTGTCTACCGTATTCGGTCTGCAAGGGGCGATTCTGTCAGGGCTTGCGTACTTTATTGCTTCTAAAGTTATACATATCGTTGAAGAAGGCTTGAGCGGTTCCAAGACATTCAAAATTATTACGAATCAACCAGAGATTATGGTCGAAACCATTCGTGATCGTCTAGGACGTGGAGCAACATATACGGACGCATATGGTGGATACTCTAATGAGCAATTCAAAGAAATTACGTGTGTCATCAACCGGATGGAAGAGAGTAAAATTAAAGATATCATTCATGAAATTGATCCTACGGCTTTTGTAGTCGTATACGATGTAGCCGAGGTTAAAGGCGGGAATTTCAAGAAGAAGGATATTCACTAG
- a CDS encoding MerR family transcriptional regulator, with protein sequence MHTIGEVAELLGISAHTLRYYEKEQIIIPLRDAGGDRRYNESHVKWLQFVIKLKETQMPIAVIKKYASLFQEGEHTAPERLKLLENHKRAVEDQMNNLHAANEMLELKIVAYRSFIGK encoded by the coding sequence ATGCATACCATTGGTGAAGTCGCTGAATTGCTCGGGATCAGTGCGCATACGTTGCGGTATTACGAAAAGGAGCAGATCATCATCCCACTTCGTGATGCCGGTGGAGATAGGCGATATAATGAATCTCATGTGAAGTGGCTGCAATTCGTCATCAAGTTAAAAGAAACACAAATGCCGATCGCTGTCATCAAAAAATATGCTTCGTTATTTCAAGAAGGTGAGCACACAGCTCCAGAACGTTTGAAGCTGCTGGAGAATCATAAGAGAGCCGTTGAAGATCAGATGAACAACCTTCATGCCGCGAACGAAATGCTGGAACTTAAAATTGTGGCATATCGATCATTTATCGGGAAATAA
- a CDS encoding SDR family NAD(P)-dependent oxidoreductase: MKYTVITGASSGIGYEAALAFAARGKHLILAARRTAELEQLKSKIAEIDNTLDVVNRTVDLSIAADVHAFYESLNGYSIETWINNAGFGNFASVGEQHLPKIEQMLHLNIEALTILSTLYVRDYAETPGTQIINISSGGGYTIVPDAVTYCATKFYVSAFTEGLAQELKSKHVPMQAKVLAPAATETEFAERAFDLDQFQYEGRVPKFHTAEQMAGFLLDLYDSEYVVGIVNGLTYEFELKDPMFPYATRAASKPVDSNN, translated from the coding sequence ATGAAATACACCGTAATTACTGGAGCAAGTTCAGGCATTGGATATGAAGCAGCTTTGGCATTTGCAGCACGTGGTAAACATCTGATTCTAGCTGCACGCAGAACCGCTGAGTTGGAACAGTTAAAATCCAAAATTGCTGAAATAGATAACACGTTAGACGTTGTCAATCGCACCGTAGATCTATCCATTGCCGCGGATGTACATGCTTTCTATGAAAGTTTGAACGGTTATTCCATCGAAACATGGATCAACAATGCTGGCTTTGGCAATTTTGCCTCCGTTGGTGAGCAACACTTGCCTAAAATTGAACAAATGCTTCATCTCAATATTGAAGCTCTTACGATTCTCTCCACTCTCTATGTTCGGGATTATGCCGAGACTCCAGGCACACAGATTATCAACATCTCTTCCGGAGGCGGCTATACGATTGTACCCGATGCGGTAACGTATTGTGCAACCAAGTTTTATGTCAGCGCCTTTACCGAAGGTTTGGCACAAGAGCTCAAAAGTAAACATGTGCCCATGCAAGCCAAAGTGCTCGCGCCTGCTGCTACAGAGACCGAGTTTGCTGAACGTGCCTTTGATCTAGATCAGTTCCAGTATGAAGGGCGTGTACCTAAGTTCCATACAGCCGAGCAGATGGCCGGATTTTTACTAGACCTGTACGACAGTGAATATGTCGTAGGGATCGTTAATGGACTAACGTATGAATTTGAACTGAAAGACCCCATGTTTCCTTATGCCACCCGAGCAGCAAGTAAACCCGTTGATTCAAACAACTAA
- the nspC gene encoding carboxynorspermidine decarboxylase — translation MRFEQLPTPCFVVDESLIEKNLKILNGVMQRTGAKIVLAQKAFSMTAMYPLIGEYLSGATASGLYEARLGHEEMGKENHVFAPAYRAEEIDEIISICDHIIFNSFSQLAKFKDKALQAGRKVGLRINPECSTQEGHEIYDPCSPGSRFGAKQEDFRAELLEGVSGLHFHTLCQQNSDDLETTLNAVVEKFGQWLPQMEWINFGGGHHITREDYDIPRLEACIKRMQNDYGLEVYLEPGEAVALNAGYLVTSVLDFHKNGMDIAILDTSATCHMPDVLEMPYRPPLIGSGEVGEKAHLYRLGGQTCLSGDVIGDYSFDQPLQEGDRLVFEDMAIYSMVKTNTFNGMPLPAIAVKRKDGDCEIVREFGYQDFKTRLA, via the coding sequence ATGCGGTTTGAGCAATTACCGACGCCGTGCTTTGTTGTTGACGAGAGCCTAATTGAGAAAAACCTAAAAATCCTGAACGGGGTAATGCAGCGTACAGGTGCCAAAATTGTGCTTGCACAAAAGGCGTTCTCCATGACTGCGATGTATCCTCTCATTGGAGAATACCTGAGTGGTGCGACGGCAAGTGGACTGTATGAAGCACGTTTGGGTCACGAAGAAATGGGCAAGGAAAACCATGTCTTTGCTCCAGCTTACCGTGCAGAAGAGATCGACGAGATTATTTCGATCTGTGACCACATCATTTTCAACTCATTTTCGCAGCTTGCGAAATTTAAGGATAAGGCGCTTCAGGCTGGCCGCAAGGTTGGTTTGCGCATTAACCCGGAATGTTCAACCCAAGAAGGACACGAGATCTATGATCCGTGTTCTCCGGGTTCTCGTTTTGGAGCTAAACAAGAGGATTTCCGAGCAGAACTGCTCGAAGGGGTATCAGGACTGCATTTCCACACATTGTGTCAGCAAAACTCCGATGATCTGGAGACAACGCTGAACGCAGTTGTAGAGAAGTTCGGTCAATGGCTGCCACAGATGGAATGGATTAACTTCGGTGGTGGACATCACATCACACGTGAAGACTATGACATTCCAAGATTGGAAGCTTGCATTAAGCGTATGCAGAACGACTATGGTCTAGAAGTTTATCTGGAGCCGGGAGAAGCCGTTGCTCTAAATGCAGGATATCTGGTGACTTCCGTGCTGGACTTCCACAAAAACGGCATGGATATTGCTATTCTGGATACTTCAGCTACATGTCATATGCCAGATGTACTGGAAATGCCGTATCGTCCGCCGCTGATCGGTTCAGGAGAAGTGGGCGAGAAGGCGCATCTGTATCGTCTGGGTGGACAAACTTGCCTATCTGGTGACGTCATTGGAGATTACTCATTCGATCAACCTTTGCAAGAAGGTGACCGCCTCGTATTCGAGGACATGGCGATCTACTCCATGGTAAAAACCAATACCTTTAACGGCATGCCGTTGCCAGCCATTGCAGTCAAACGAAAAGATGGCGATTGTGAAATCGTGCGAGAGTTCGGATACCAGGATTTCAAAACAAGATTGGCTTAA
- a CDS encoding saccharopine dehydrogenase family protein codes for MGKALIIGAGGVASVAVHKCVQNSEVFEEICIASRTKSKCDELKAKLDGGKTKITTAQVDADNVDELIALINEVKPDIVMNLALPYQDLTIMDACLATKTNYMDTANYEPEDTAKFEYSWQWDYKERFEKAGITALLGSGFDPGVTGVFSAYALKHYFDEIEYIDILDCNGGDHGYPFATNFNPEINIREVSANGRYWENGEWIETKPMEIKRVYDFKEVGEKDMYLLYHEELESLAKNIPGLKRIRFFMTFGQSYLTHLKALENVGMTSIEPIEYEGKQIIPLQFLKAVLPDPASLGPRTVGKTNIGCIFKGKKDGQDKTYYVYNICDHQECFKEVGSQAISYTTGVPAMIGAAMVMTGKWNKPGVFNVEEFNPDPFMEELNKWGLPWVEDFNPVLVDELPEEAKESELVR; via the coding sequence ATGGGAAAAGCACTAATCATCGGCGCCGGCGGCGTTGCTTCTGTGGCAGTACACAAATGCGTTCAAAATAGCGAAGTTTTTGAGGAGATCTGCATCGCGAGTCGTACAAAATCAAAATGTGACGAACTTAAAGCGAAGCTGGACGGCGGCAAAACAAAAATTACGACAGCACAAGTGGATGCTGACAATGTTGACGAGTTGATCGCGTTGATCAACGAAGTTAAACCGGATATCGTGATGAATCTGGCTTTGCCATATCAGGATCTGACGATCATGGATGCTTGTCTTGCAACGAAAACAAACTACATGGATACAGCGAACTATGAGCCAGAAGATACAGCAAAATTCGAATACAGCTGGCAGTGGGATTACAAAGAGCGCTTTGAAAAAGCAGGCATTACTGCATTGCTTGGAAGCGGATTTGACCCTGGCGTAACTGGCGTATTCTCTGCATATGCCCTGAAACACTATTTCGATGAAATCGAATATATCGACATCCTTGACTGCAATGGCGGTGACCATGGTTACCCGTTCGCAACAAACTTTAACCCTGAGATCAACATCCGTGAAGTTTCAGCTAACGGAAGATACTGGGAAAATGGTGAATGGATCGAAACGAAGCCAATGGAAATCAAACGTGTTTATGACTTCAAAGAAGTTGGCGAAAAAGATATGTACCTGTTGTACCATGAAGAATTGGAGTCCTTGGCGAAAAACATTCCTGGTCTAAAACGTATCCGTTTCTTCATGACATTTGGCCAAAGCTACCTGACTCACTTGAAAGCATTGGAAAACGTAGGCATGACTTCAATCGAACCGATTGAATATGAAGGCAAACAAATCATTCCATTGCAATTCTTGAAAGCAGTATTGCCAGATCCAGCATCCCTTGGACCACGTACAGTGGGTAAAACGAACATCGGTTGCATTTTCAAAGGTAAAAAAGATGGCCAAGACAAAACATACTATGTATACAACATCTGTGATCACCAAGAGTGCTTCAAAGAAGTTGGTTCCCAAGCGATCTCTTACACAACAGGCGTTCCAGCAATGATCGGTGCGGCAATGGTTATGACAGGTAAATGGAATAAACCAGGCGTATTCAACGTCGAAGAGTTCAACCCAGATCCGTTCATGGAAGAATTGAACAAATGGGGTCTCCCATGGGTAGAAGACTTCAACCCGGTATTGGTTGATGAACTGCCAGAAGAAGCAAAAGAATCGGAGCTTGTTCGTTAA